In a genomic window of Zhongshania aliphaticivorans:
- a CDS encoding TorF family putative porin, whose protein sequence is MKTMKTLIAASVAAASMTMIAAPASAELSASASVASMYLWRGFDLSNGAPAVSGDLTYSTGGFYAGIWGSSGDDSAGQEVDYYAGFATEVGGVSIDLSVWNYVYPGSSAGFVDNGDTYLDLSEVILGLGFGGVSFTIYDNVAGASSYNYYTLGYGVGSLSFTLGGTDSDNEDSNYSHFDVSYAYNDSLSFTFSQMIDEDNDDDLKFVVSYSLPISM, encoded by the coding sequence ATGAAAACAATGAAAACCTTAATCGCTGCAAGTGTTGCAGCTGCTTCAATGACAATGATCGCTGCTCCAGCTTCAGCTGAGTTAAGTGCAAGTGCAAGCGTTGCTAGCATGTACTTATGGCGTGGTTTTGATCTCAGTAACGGCGCTCCTGCTGTTTCCGGTGATCTGACTTACAGTACTGGTGGTTTTTATGCTGGTATTTGGGGTTCTAGCGGTGATGACAGTGCAGGTCAAGAGGTTGATTATTATGCTGGCTTCGCTACCGAAGTGGGTGGCGTTAGCATTGATCTAAGTGTTTGGAACTATGTGTACCCAGGTTCTTCAGCTGGCTTTGTAGATAATGGTGATACATACCTAGATTTAAGTGAAGTTATTTTAGGCTTAGGTTTTGGTGGTGTTAGCTTCACTATTTATGACAATGTTGCAGGCGCTTCTAGTTACAATTACTACACGCTTGGCTATGGCGTAGGTAGCTTGTCCTTCACGTTAGGTGGTACTGATAGCGATAATGAAGATTCAAACTACAGCCATTTTGACGTTTCTTATGCATACAACGATAGCTTGAGCTTCACTTTCAGCCAGATGATTGATGAAGACAATGATGATGATCTGAAATTCGTTGTTTCTTACAGCTTACCAATCAGCATGTAA
- the glnK gene encoding P-II family nitrogen regulator produces MKLITAVIKPFKLDDVREALSDIGVQGITVTEVKGFGRQKGHTELYRGAEYVVDFLPKVKIEVAVADGSVEPTIEAISKSANTGKIGDGKIFVTALEQVIRIRTGETGEEAI; encoded by the coding sequence ATGAAATTGATTACGGCTGTTATTAAGCCATTCAAACTCGATGATGTGCGCGAAGCGCTATCTGACATCGGCGTACAGGGCATAACTGTCACCGAAGTAAAAGGTTTTGGTCGTCAGAAAGGTCACACTGAGCTGTATCGGGGTGCTGAGTATGTTGTTGATTTTTTACCTAAGGTGAAGATTGAAGTCGCTGTCGCTGATGGTTCAGTAGAACCAACCATCGAAGCAATTAGTAAATCTGCAAATACTGGCAAAATTGGCGATGGCAAAATTTTTGTCACGGCACTTGAGCAAGTTATTCGTATTCGTACTGGTGAAACTGGCGAAGAAGCCATCTAG
- a CDS encoding ammonium transporter, with protein MEDIIQVKYALDTFYFLVMGAFVMWMAAGFAMLESGLVRAKNTTEILTKNIALFAVACTMYLFCGYTIMYGGSEGGILPDAWFGNSIADASVEEVLASNGDTYYSGSSDFFFQVVFVATAMSIVSGAVAERMKLWAFLAFAVVMTGVIYPLQGSWSWGGGFLSEAGFSDFAGSGIVHMCGASAALAGVLLLGARKGKYGENGQVNAIPGANLPMATLGTFILWMGWFGFNGGSELMVSNIDEANATAQVFVNTNAAASGGLIAAMIVARILFGKTDLTMVLNGALAGLVAITADPLSPSPVVSTLIGAIGGVLVVFAILGLDKLKIDDPVGAISVHGVVGLWGVMAVPFNNSDATFGNQIYGAFVIFAWTFVASLVIWGILKVVMGLRVSDEEEYEGVDLSECGMEAYPEFTNK; from the coding sequence ATGGAAGACATCATACAGGTCAAGTACGCCCTGGACACATTTTACTTCCTAGTGATGGGTGCGTTCGTAATGTGGATGGCGGCAGGTTTTGCCATGCTCGAATCTGGTTTGGTTCGTGCAAAAAACACCACTGAAATTTTAACCAAAAACATCGCGCTGTTCGCGGTAGCTTGTACCATGTACTTGTTTTGTGGCTACACAATCATGTACGGCGGTTCAGAAGGCGGCATTTTGCCGGATGCATGGTTCGGTAACTCAATTGCCGATGCGTCTGTTGAAGAAGTATTGGCTTCTAACGGCGACACATATTACTCAGGTTCATCTGACTTCTTCTTCCAAGTGGTATTCGTAGCAACAGCTATGTCTATCGTGTCGGGTGCAGTAGCAGAACGTATGAAACTGTGGGCATTCTTAGCCTTTGCAGTAGTTATGACTGGCGTTATCTACCCGCTACAAGGTTCTTGGAGCTGGGGCGGCGGTTTCTTATCAGAAGCAGGTTTCTCTGACTTTGCAGGTTCAGGCATTGTACACATGTGTGGTGCATCGGCTGCATTGGCGGGTGTATTGTTACTTGGCGCTCGTAAAGGAAAATACGGCGAGAATGGTCAAGTTAACGCGATTCCTGGTGCAAACCTACCAATGGCAACATTGGGTACCTTCATCCTATGGATGGGTTGGTTTGGCTTTAACGGTGGTTCAGAGCTTATGGTCTCTAACATCGACGAAGCTAATGCGACTGCACAGGTGTTTGTTAATACAAATGCGGCTGCAAGTGGCGGTTTGATTGCAGCGATGATTGTTGCTCGCATACTGTTCGGCAAAACGGATTTGACCATGGTTCTTAACGGTGCTTTGGCTGGTCTGGTTGCGATTACTGCTGATCCATTATCTCCTAGCCCAGTAGTATCTACGCTTATCGGTGCTATCGGTGGTGTATTGGTTGTCTTCGCTATCCTTGGCTTGGATAAACTCAAAATTGATGATCCAGTTGGTGCCATCTCTGTTCACGGTGTAGTTGGTCTTTGGGGTGTAATGGCAGTGCCATTCAACAACAGCGACGCAACTTTCGGTAATCAGATATACGGTGCTTTCGTAATCTTTGCTTGGACCTTTGTGGCCAGCCTAGTGATCTGGGGTATCTTGAAAGTAGTTATGGGCTTACGTGTTTCAGACGAGGAAGAGTACGAAGGTGTCGACCTCTCTGAATGTGGCATGGAAGCTTATCCGGAATTCACCAACAAGTAG
- the glnK gene encoding P-II family nitrogen regulator, which yields MKLVSAVIKPFKLDDVRAALSEIGVQGVTVTEVKGFGRQKGHTELYRGAEYVVDFLPKVKLEIAVADELLDKVIDTVAKAANTGKIGDGKIFVTPLEQVIRIRTGETGEEAI from the coding sequence ATGAAATTAGTCAGTGCGGTAATCAAGCCGTTTAAATTAGATGATGTCCGTGCAGCTTTGTCAGAAATTGGTGTGCAAGGTGTGACAGTGACAGAGGTGAAGGGTTTTGGCCGTCAAAAAGGTCATACCGAATTGTACCGCGGAGCGGAATATGTGGTGGATTTTTTACCAAAAGTGAAGCTGGAGATTGCTGTTGCTGACGAGCTACTGGATAAGGTTATTGATACCGTGGCAAAAGCAGCAAATACCGGCAAGATTGGTGATGGCAAAATTTTTGTTACGCCGCTTGAGCAAGTTATTCGTATCCGCACCGGCGAAACGGGCGAAGAAGCAATATAG
- a CDS encoding HAD family hydrolase — MKSIKLLCFDLDDTLWLSDPVIQRAEVTFYTYLNDVAPALTARFSPEALRSHRLAYLTRYPELKHQVSRWRLASLSDALKISGYSSQSDDIAQKAFSIFIEARQKITLFPHCEKIIEELSKHYMLISLTNGNADLGLQAVSQYFTASYKAEQLNAAKPDPALFLKALSIASCSPEEAIHIGDNIIDDITGAKSAGLLTIQACLKADSPAPHTLADDHFTDWLELPKKIEQLRIR; from the coding sequence ATGAAAAGCATTAAATTATTGTGTTTTGATTTAGACGACACGCTATGGCTGAGCGACCCCGTCATTCAAAGGGCTGAAGTCACCTTCTATACCTATTTAAACGATGTCGCACCGGCTTTAACCGCCCGGTTCAGTCCTGAGGCACTTAGATCACATCGTTTAGCGTACTTAACTCGCTACCCCGAACTAAAACACCAAGTATCACGATGGCGGTTAGCTAGTCTTAGCGACGCCTTGAAAATCAGCGGTTACTCATCACAAAGCGATGACATTGCTCAAAAAGCATTCAGCATCTTCATTGAAGCAAGGCAAAAAATCACCTTATTTCCACACTGTGAAAAAATAATTGAAGAGCTCAGCAAGCATTACATGCTGATTAGTTTGACCAATGGCAATGCGGATTTAGGTCTACAAGCTGTTAGCCAGTACTTTACTGCCAGCTACAAAGCAGAACAACTTAATGCTGCAAAGCCTGATCCTGCACTCTTTTTAAAGGCCTTGAGCATTGCTTCTTGCTCACCCGAAGAGGCAATACATATTGGGGATAACATAATTGATGATATTACTGGGGCAAAATCAGCAGGCTTGCTTACTATTCAAGCCTGCCTGAAAGCCGATTCTCCTGCCCCTCATACTCTTGCTGACGATCACTTTACTGATTGGCTAGAATTGCCAAAAAAGATAGAGCAGCTACGCATTCGCTAG